In the Mytilus trossulus isolate FHL-02 chromosome 1, PNRI_Mtr1.1.1.hap1, whole genome shotgun sequence genome, one interval contains:
- the LOC134727248 gene encoding uncharacterized protein LOC134727248 isoform X3 → MFMSMAPTSPFILFEEKLMEVIKKTPKTSPLEIYILKIYLEMKTETDIVQEVGTKYDSPPLDEKDSCGQNSRKRKEKNRLYTWIKNFITRKTCAPVESFKEKWTRFADANPSVVMQYVISRPRVIEQLQCILDSDSEKELEIDREEDRNTQMEGVEAEEDFEREQFIDSEENIINEEEDLPTMETPISYPKRKRIPRKIYTPSSSKVAEKQENKKSLS, encoded by the exons tttatgagCATGGCACCTACATCCCCATTTatcttgtttgaagaaaaattgatggaagtcataaaaaaaacaccaaagacATCACCCCTggagatatatattttaaaaatatatctggAAATGAAAACAGAAACTGACATTGTTCAG GAAGTAGGAACCAAGTATGACAGTCCCCCTCTAGATGAGAAGGACAGTTGTGGACAGAATTCAAGGAAAAGGAAAGAAAAGAATAGACTTTACACCTGGATAAAAAATTTCATAACAAGAAAGACGTGTGCACCTGTGGAATCTT TTAAAGAAAAATGGACCAGATTTGCAGATGCAAATCCATCTGTGGTGATGCAGTACGTCATAAGTAGGCCCAGGGTAATAGAACAACTGCAATGCATTTTGGACTCTGATTCAG AGAAAGAGTTAGAAATAGACAGAGAAGAAGATAGAAATACTCAGATGGAAGGTGTAGAGGCAGAAGAAGATTTTGAGAGGGAACAGTTCATCGATTCAGAAGAGAATATTATCAATGAAGAAGAGG ATCTACCAACAATGGAAACTCCAATTTCCTATCCAAAAAGGAAAAGAATTCCTAGAAAAATATATACTCCAAGCAGCAGTAAAGTAGCTGAAaagcaagaaaacaagaaaa GTTTGTCTTAG
- the LOC134727248 gene encoding uncharacterized protein LOC134727248 isoform X1: protein MFMSMAPTSPFILFEEKLMEVIKKTPKTSPLEIYILKIYLEMKTETDIVQEVGTKYDSPPLDEKDSCGQNSRKRKEKNRLYTWIKNFITRKTCAPVESFKEKWTRFADANPSVVMQYVISRPRVIEQLQCILDSDSEKELEIDREEDRNTQMEGVEAEEDFEREQFIDSEENIINEEEDLPTMETPISYPKRKRIPRKIYTPSSSKVAEKQENKKKVVSLKTGKRKRKAPSTFTPSDWFVLGTKNVADEANFVIMDYPMF, encoded by the exons tttatgagCATGGCACCTACATCCCCATTTatcttgtttgaagaaaaattgatggaagtcataaaaaaaacaccaaagacATCACCCCTggagatatatattttaaaaatatatctggAAATGAAAACAGAAACTGACATTGTTCAG GAAGTAGGAACCAAGTATGACAGTCCCCCTCTAGATGAGAAGGACAGTTGTGGACAGAATTCAAGGAAAAGGAAAGAAAAGAATAGACTTTACACCTGGATAAAAAATTTCATAACAAGAAAGACGTGTGCACCTGTGGAATCTT TTAAAGAAAAATGGACCAGATTTGCAGATGCAAATCCATCTGTGGTGATGCAGTACGTCATAAGTAGGCCCAGGGTAATAGAACAACTGCAATGCATTTTGGACTCTGATTCAG AGAAAGAGTTAGAAATAGACAGAGAAGAAGATAGAAATACTCAGATGGAAGGTGTAGAGGCAGAAGAAGATTTTGAGAGGGAACAGTTCATCGATTCAGAAGAGAATATTATCAATGAAGAAGAGG ATCTACCAACAATGGAAACTCCAATTTCCTATCCAAAAAGGAAAAGAATTCCTAGAAAAATATATACTCCAAGCAGCAGTAAAGTAGCTGAAaagcaagaaaacaagaaaa AAGTTGTATCACTCAAAACTGGCAAGAGAAAAAGGAAGGCTCCTTCAACTTTCACACCAAGTGATTG GTTTGTCTTAGGTACAAAGAATGTTGCAGATGAGGCGAACTTTGTAATCATGGATTACCCTATGTTTTAG
- the LOC134727248 gene encoding uncharacterized protein LOC134727248 isoform X2: protein MFMSMAPTSPFILFEEKLMEVIKKTPKTSPLEIYILKIYLEMKTETDIVQEVGTKYDSPPLDEKDSCGQNSRKRKEKNRLYTWIKNFITRKTCAPVESFKEKWTRFADANPSVVMQYVISRPRVIEQLQCILDSDSEKELEIDREEDRNTQMEGVEAEEDFEREQFIDSEENIINEEEDLPTMETPISYPKRKRIPRKIYTPSSSKVAEKQENKKKVVSLKTGKRKRKAPSTFTPSDW from the exons tttatgagCATGGCACCTACATCCCCATTTatcttgtttgaagaaaaattgatggaagtcataaaaaaaacaccaaagacATCACCCCTggagatatatattttaaaaatatatctggAAATGAAAACAGAAACTGACATTGTTCAG GAAGTAGGAACCAAGTATGACAGTCCCCCTCTAGATGAGAAGGACAGTTGTGGACAGAATTCAAGGAAAAGGAAAGAAAAGAATAGACTTTACACCTGGATAAAAAATTTCATAACAAGAAAGACGTGTGCACCTGTGGAATCTT TTAAAGAAAAATGGACCAGATTTGCAGATGCAAATCCATCTGTGGTGATGCAGTACGTCATAAGTAGGCCCAGGGTAATAGAACAACTGCAATGCATTTTGGACTCTGATTCAG AGAAAGAGTTAGAAATAGACAGAGAAGAAGATAGAAATACTCAGATGGAAGGTGTAGAGGCAGAAGAAGATTTTGAGAGGGAACAGTTCATCGATTCAGAAGAGAATATTATCAATGAAGAAGAGG ATCTACCAACAATGGAAACTCCAATTTCCTATCCAAAAAGGAAAAGAATTCCTAGAAAAATATATACTCCAAGCAGCAGTAAAGTAGCTGAAaagcaagaaaacaagaaaa AAGTTGTATCACTCAAAACTGGCAAGAGAAAAAGGAAGGCTCCTTCAACTTTCACACCAAGTGATTGGTAA
- the LOC134726745 gene encoding zinc finger BED domain-containing protein 4-like has product MDIECYKKLFNSPEHHVDKDWNLQSNVLVTREMPERHTGENLAERLKSTISEFELDGKIVSSVHDNARNMNCASEKCDFDDMRCFGHTIQLCIKPCLEIPAIAKLTSRARKLVGHFKHSTTITAEMRKRQKLFGLRQNELIQDVVTRWNSTQLMIERLCEQRRVITDVMLDTTVTKKCDTHMLLKDHEWDYLVEISAVLKQMSHVTTYMCLEKDVSASVMLPIVNGLLKKHLKNSEEDSALAHKMKASISEELITRFKPYDIETASTQHALASLLDPRHRTLNFFSPEQKKVAIEMLESKLDDVPLKPAVKTS; this is encoded by the coding sequence ATGGACATCGAATGCTACAAAAAGCTTTTTAACAGTCCAGAACATCACGTTGACAAAGACTGGAATTTACAGTCAAATGTGCTTGTTACTCGTGAAATGCCTGAACGCCATACAGGCGAAAATCTTGCTGAACGACTGAAATCTACAATTTCAGAGTTTGAATTGGACGGTAAAATTGTGAGTTCTGTACATGACAATGCTAGGAACATGAATTGTGCATCAGAGAAATGTGACTTTGACGATATGAGATGCTTTGGTCATACCATTCAGCTTTGCATTAAACCATGCTTGGAAATACCCGCTATTGCCAAACTTACTTCACGTGCTCGTAAGTTAGTGGGACATTTCAAGCATTCAACTACAATAACTGCAGAAATGAGGAAAAGACAAAAGTTGTTCGGACTAAGACAGAACGAACTTATACAAGACGTAGTTACGAGATGGAATTCGACTCAGCTAATGATTGAACGCCTATGTGAACAACGCAGAGTTATTACGGATGTAATGCTAGATACAACTGTTACTAAGAAATGTGACACACATATGCTTCTCAAAGATCATGAGTGGGATTATCTGGTTGAAATTTCCGCAGTATTGAAGCAAATGTCTCATGTTACAACATACATGTGTCTGGAAAAGGACGTATCAGCCTCTGTAATGCTTCCTATTGTCAACGGACTCTTAAAAAAACACCTAAAAAACTCTGAAGAGGATAGTGCTCTTGCGCATAAAATGAAAGCAAGTATTTCGGAAGAACTCATCACCCGCTTTAAACCGTATGACATTGAAACTGCATCTACACAGCATGCTTTAGCGTCCTTACTTGATCCGAGGCATAGAACACTTAACTTTTTCTCCCCAGAACAAAAAAAAGTCGCCATTGAAATGTTAGAGTCCAAGTTAGACGATGTGCCATTAAAGCCCGCAGTTAAAACGTCATAA